Part of the Fodinicola acaciae genome is shown below.
ATCCACTCGCGATTGCTGGCCCGCCGCACCAAGGTGAATCCCGGCGGTCCGTCGCCGTCCATGAACAACCGGATCAGATCGCGGCGCAACCACGCGCCTTCCATGAAAGCGCGCGCGCCGACGATGAAGAGCGCGAGGCGGTCCTCTTCTCCGTCGGCACGTGCCTTCGCGACCGCGGTGATCGCGCGCTGCTCCTGACTGGCCTCGTGGTCCTCCCACAGCGCCAGGAAAAGCTCGGTCTTGCCACCGAAATGATGATAGAGACTGCCGACGCTGGAGCTGGCCCGCTCGACCACCTCGGCGACGCTCGCCTCGGCAAACCCGCGCTGCACGAACACGGCGCTGGCCGCCTCCAGCAGGACGCGGCGGGTCTGCGCCGTACGGCTCCACTGCCAGGCGTTGGACGCCTTTCCGGTCGGCTTGCGCGGCATCCCCCGATTCTAGAGCAACGTTCTAGGATCCGGGAGTGAGACTTCCCACCCGTGCCCGTCCCGGCCCTTGACAGGCCACCGCGCCGGCGGCACGCTCATAACCATTACTAGAGGCGCGTTCTAGAAATAGGAGCCCGGCGATGGTCGACTTCTCGTTGAGCGACACCGAGCGGCAGATCCGCGACACGGTGCGCTCGTTCATCACCAAAGAGGTCATGCCGCTGGAGCCGGAGGTGCTGCGCAACGAACGCGCCGGCCGGCCGGCGCTGGAGCCAG
Proteins encoded:
- a CDS encoding TetR/AcrR family transcriptional regulator, producing MPRKPTGKASNAWQWSRTAQTRRVLLEAASAVFVQRGFAEASVAEVVERASSSVGSLYHHFGGKTELFLALWEDHEASQEQRAITAVAKARADGEEDRLALFIVGARAFMEGAWLRRDLIRLFMDGDGPPGFTLVRRASNREWIRQNAVLLEAGADPVERMTVSILTSIIGEASREIATCANKREANRVIEATVRLIRRLDPLRDDEDDDG